In one Novosphingobium humi genomic region, the following are encoded:
- a CDS encoding fumarylacetoacetate hydrolase family protein: MRLARFDGGRIGVCVGDEIADVTQVCGVDPAQWPPVGPLVLIRDFAALRPRIEAALATAPRKALADVRLETPVPWPNKVIAYPVNYHAHGREMQAGYRATNQGFFLKPSSSVSGPNDPVVLPHVPGREVHHEAELGIIIGKTCRSVPRENWREAVFGYACLMDMVVRGREERVFRKAYDTFCPVGPWITTADEVPDPDQLEMNLWVNGELRQHANTRDLVLDIPGMIETASAVMTLQPGDIIATGTPQGVAPIVDGDKVCISITRLGEMSVDVVQGTEGASEVFAAPYVPPIIKQD, from the coding sequence ATGCGTCTCGCAAGATTTGATGGTGGCCGGATCGGGGTCTGTGTGGGCGACGAAATCGCCGATGTGACGCAGGTCTGCGGTGTTGATCCCGCCCAGTGGCCGCCGGTCGGCCCGCTGGTGCTGATCCGCGATTTCGCCGCCCTGCGCCCCCGGATCGAGGCCGCGCTGGCCACCGCGCCGCGCAAGGCGCTGGCCGATGTGCGGCTGGAAACGCCTGTGCCCTGGCCCAACAAGGTCATCGCCTATCCGGTCAATTATCATGCCCATGGCCGCGAAATGCAGGCCGGCTATCGCGCCACCAATCAGGGATTTTTCCTCAAGCCCTCTTCCTCGGTGTCCGGCCCCAATGATCCGGTGGTCCTGCCCCATGTGCCGGGGCGCGAGGTGCATCATGAGGCGGAGCTGGGCATCATCATCGGCAAGACCTGCCGCTCGGTCCCGCGTGAAAACTGGCGCGAGGCGGTGTTCGGCTATGCCTGCCTGATGGACATGGTGGTGCGCGGCCGCGAAGAGCGCGTGTTCCGCAAGGCCTATGACACGTTCTGCCCGGTCGGCCCGTGGATCACCACGGCCGATGAAGTGCCCGATCCCGACCAGCTTGAGATGAACCTGTGGGTCAATGGCGAGCTGCGCCAGCACGCCAATACGCGCGATCTGGTGCTCGACATTCCCGGCATGATCGAGACGGCTTCAGCCGTGATGACGCTGCAGCCGGGCGACATCATCGCCACCGGCACGCCGCAAGGCGTCGCTCCCATCGTCGATGGCGACAAGGTGTGCATCTCCATCACCCGCCTTGGCGAAATGAGCGTCGATGTCGTGCAGGGCACCGAAGGGGCCAGCGAGGTTTTCGCCGCGCCCTACGTCCCGCCTATCATCAAGCAGGATTGA
- a CDS encoding cupin domain-containing protein: MADIATLDDLYAAFTALNMEGGWHRRFPALWAQPRANFLPHQWRYADVKPILARAGELIGTDKAERRNLTMFNPVEGNVYSTLRSMVAAYQMIRPGETARAHRHTPNALRLILEGRGTYTVVDGHQVEMRPGDVLLTPAWAWHSHDNVGPDDCYWMDFLDVPLVHLLEPMFYEPHPDGVEADPVPVASSPLAFRREDTLARLDVAGAVDDAHASVQLGDPALKTIRLDMQRLVAGRETARCRTTANIIYAVVEGHGQTEIDGQTFNWSFGDTVAIPAWRPYRHRAQSDALLLKVSDAPVMAAFDWLRSAAD; this comes from the coding sequence ATGGCCGACATTGCCACGCTCGATGACCTTTACGCCGCCTTCACCGCGCTCAACATGGAGGGGGGCTGGCACCGCCGGTTCCCCGCGCTCTGGGCCCAGCCGCGCGCCAATTTTCTGCCGCATCAGTGGCGCTATGCCGATGTGAAGCCGATCCTGGCCCGCGCGGGTGAACTGATCGGCACGGACAAGGCCGAGCGGCGCAATTTGACCATGTTCAACCCGGTTGAGGGCAATGTCTATTCGACGCTGCGCTCGATGGTGGCGGCCTATCAGATGATCCGCCCCGGCGAGACCGCCCGCGCCCATCGCCACACGCCCAACGCCCTGCGCCTCATTCTGGAGGGGCGGGGGACCTATACCGTGGTCGACGGGCATCAGGTGGAGATGCGGCCGGGCGATGTGCTGTTGACGCCGGCATGGGCGTGGCATTCGCATGACAATGTCGGGCCGGATGATTGCTACTGGATGGACTTTCTCGACGTTCCGCTGGTCCATCTGCTCGAACCGATGTTTTATGAGCCCCATCCCGATGGGGTCGAGGCCGACCCTGTGCCGGTGGCCAGCTCGCCGCTGGCGTTCCGGCGCGAGGATACGCTGGCGCGGCTCGACGTGGCGGGGGCGGTCGATGATGCCCATGCCTCGGTGCAACTGGGCGATCCGGCGCTGAAAACCATCCGGCTGGATATGCAAAGGCTGGTCGCCGGGCGGGAAACCGCGCGATGCCGCACCACGGCCAACATCATCTACGCCGTGGTCGAAGGCCATGGCCAGACCGAAATCGACGGCCAGACCTTCAACTGGAGCTTTGGCGACACGGTCGCGATCCCGGCATGGCGGCCCTATCGCCACCGGGCGCAAAGCGATGCGCTGCTGCTCAAGGTTTCGGACGCGCCGGTGATGGCAGCTTTTGATTGGCTGCGCAGCGCGGCGGACTGA
- a CDS encoding FAD-dependent monooxygenase gives MTKSLKVLIAGGGIGGMAAALSLLRRGYDVEVYEQAAELGEVGAGVQISPNGSRALDALGVFETLKAASCAPRRKEFRLWNTGRAWPMFDLGPQAVEKYGYPYLTVYRPDLLATLIDAVRAIKPDAVHLAKAVSNIDVREDGVTLHFADGTHADGDLLVGADGVKSTVRRCLFGDDEAQFTGMIAWRAVIPMERLPERLRDMLGWTWIGPGGHLVNYPLRGGKLMNMIGTIERDDWQVESWYTQGSNEECARDFAGWHEDVQTLIQAAPSVMKWAFMERAPRQTWSVGRATLLGDACHATLPFLAQGAVMSIEDGVVLGRCLDKYADPVEALHRYEQARVERTSAMVRGAKENTARFHESALATEEGAVAYMESEWSRDPIRDRYDWLYRYDVNTAEI, from the coding sequence ATGACAAAATCTCTCAAGGTTCTGATTGCGGGCGGCGGTATCGGAGGCATGGCGGCGGCCCTGTCGCTGCTGCGCCGGGGCTATGATGTCGAGGTCTATGAACAGGCCGCTGAACTGGGCGAAGTGGGCGCAGGGGTTCAGATCAGCCCCAACGGATCGCGCGCCCTTGATGCGCTGGGCGTGTTTGAAACGCTCAAGGCCGCCTCATGCGCGCCGCGCCGCAAGGAATTCCGGCTGTGGAACACGGGCCGCGCATGGCCGATGTTCGACCTTGGCCCTCAGGCGGTCGAGAAATACGGCTATCCCTATCTGACGGTCTATCGCCCCGATCTGCTCGCCACGTTGATCGACGCGGTGCGCGCGATCAAGCCCGACGCGGTCCATCTGGCCAAGGCGGTCAGCAATATCGACGTGCGCGAGGATGGCGTGACCCTGCATTTCGCCGATGGCACCCATGCCGATGGCGACCTGCTGGTGGGCGCGGACGGGGTGAAATCCACCGTGCGCCGCTGCCTGTTCGGCGATGACGAGGCGCAGTTCACCGGCATGATCGCATGGCGCGCGGTCATCCCCATGGAGCGCCTGCCCGAACGGCTGCGCGACATGCTGGGCTGGACCTGGATCGGGCCGGGCGGCCATCTGGTCAACTATCCCCTGCGCGGCGGCAAGCTGATGAACATGATCGGCACCATCGAGCGCGATGACTGGCAGGTGGAGAGCTGGTACACGCAAGGTTCCAACGAGGAATGCGCCCGCGATTTCGCCGGATGGCATGAGGATGTGCAGACGCTGATTCAGGCCGCGCCCTCGGTGATGAAATGGGCGTTCATGGAGCGCGCCCCGCGCCAGACGTGGAGCGTGGGCCGCGCCACTCTGCTGGGCGATGCCTGCCATGCCACGTTGCCCTTTCTGGCGCAGGGCGCGGTCATGTCGATCGAGGACGGGGTGGTGCTGGGCCGCTGCCTCGACAAATATGCCGATCCGGTCGAGGCGCTGCACCGCTATGAACAGGCGCGCGTCGAGCGCACCAGCGCCATGGTGCGCGGGGCCAAGGAAAACACCGCCCGTTTCCATGAATCGGCGCTGGCCACCGAAGAGGGGGCGGTTGCCTATATGGAGAGCGAATGGAGCCGCGATCCGATCCGCGACCGCTATGACTGGCTCTATCGCTATGATGTGAACACGGCGGAGATCTGA
- a CDS encoding CaiB/BaiF CoA transferase family protein, producing MTDHAQRPPADLLSGIRVLDLTNILSGPYATYQMALLGAEVIKVENPKDGDLARKLGASPALNAQLMGTSFLAQNAGKLSVTVDLKHPEGKALFRDLVASADVLVENFRPGVMDRLGFGHEALRAANPALIYCAISGFGQNGPLAGNPAYDQIVQGMSGVMSITGDADTAPLRVGYPLCDTLGGMAAAFAVVSALVKRGRTGEGAFIDLSMLDATLSAMGWAVSNYLIAGVEARPIGNQNMTAAPSGAFRCADGPINIAANKQEQFEKLCELVGRPELATDPRFAERETRKANRAAINAELEQALAAKSAQEWENLLNAHGIPAGRILTVPEILAHPQIAARDLVQDIAMPEGDFGADFGGVRVVRAGFDLADSQPTARCPPPWLGEHNARIYGELGRDQAALERLKADGAI from the coding sequence GTGACGGATCATGCGCAGCGGCCCCCCGCCGACCTGCTGTCGGGCATTCGGGTTCTCGATCTGACCAATATTCTCTCCGGCCCTTATGCCACCTATCAGATGGCATTGCTGGGGGCCGAGGTCATCAAGGTCGAGAACCCGAAGGACGGCGATCTGGCGCGCAAATTGGGCGCCTCACCCGCGCTCAATGCACAATTAATGGGTACAAGCTTCCTTGCGCAGAACGCGGGGAAGCTCTCCGTCACGGTCGATCTGAAACACCCCGAGGGCAAAGCGCTGTTCCGCGATCTGGTGGCCAGCGCCGATGTTCTGGTCGAAAACTTCCGCCCCGGCGTAATGGACCGGCTGGGCTTTGGCCATGAGGCTCTGCGCGCTGCCAACCCCGCACTGATCTATTGCGCGATTTCCGGCTTTGGTCAGAACGGGCCGCTGGCGGGCAACCCGGCCTATGACCAGATCGTTCAGGGCATGTCGGGCGTGATGAGTATAACCGGAGACGCCGATACCGCACCTTTGCGCGTGGGCTATCCGCTGTGCGACACGCTGGGCGGGATGGCGGCGGCTTTTGCGGTGGTCAGCGCGCTGGTCAAGCGCGGGCGGACAGGCGAGGGGGCCTTTATCGATCTTTCGATGCTGGACGCCACGCTCTCGGCCATGGGCTGGGCTGTGTCCAATTACCTGATCGCCGGGGTCGAGGCGCGGCCTATCGGCAATCAGAACATGACCGCCGCGCCGTCGGGCGCCTTCCGCTGCGCCGATGGGCCGATCAACATTGCGGCCAACAAGCAGGAGCAGTTTGAAAAACTGTGCGAACTGGTCGGGCGGCCGGAATTGGCCACCGACCCCCGCTTTGCCGAGCGCGAGACGCGCAAGGCCAACCGCGCCGCGATCAATGCCGAGCTGGAACAGGCGCTGGCCGCCAAGAGCGCGCAGGAATGGGAAAACCTGCTCAACGCCCATGGCATTCCGGCGGGGCGCATCCTGACCGTGCCGGAAATTCTGGCCCATCCCCAGATTGCCGCGCGCGATCTGGTACAGGATATCGCCATGCCAGAAGGCGATTTCGGGGCCGATTTCGGCGGCGTGCGCGTGGTGCGCGCGGGCTTTGACCTTGCCGACAGCCAGCCCACCGCGCGCTGCCCCCCGCCTTGGCTGGGCGAACATAACGCGCGGATCTATGGCGAACTGGGCCGCGATCAGGCCGCGCTGGAGCGCCTGAAAGCCGACGGGGCGATCTGA
- a CDS encoding IclR family transcriptional regulator — MNSKPGVAAVDRALDILDAFRAGKPVLTLAEIARITGLYKSTILRLLGSLERYGFVWQRTDGTYQLGASLLSFASVFQDSFDLRHFVEPVLEQLVADTSESATFYIRDGEDLVCLFRVDGSNVVRDYSVRPGSRRELNKGAASVTLLQFDAGLRAPITREAMVVVSVGNVDLDMAAIGVPVFGANGVLQGAITLSGPSLRFTQEHVARLAPVAVEAAIALSLRLGATPGLLPPPAAE; from the coding sequence ATGAATTCAAAGCCTGGGGTGGCGGCGGTTGATCGCGCGCTGGATATTCTCGACGCCTTCCGCGCGGGCAAACCGGTGCTGACGCTGGCCGAAATTGCGCGGATCACGGGGCTTTACAAAAGCACGATCCTGCGCTTGTTGGGCAGCCTTGAACGCTATGGCTTTGTCTGGCAGCGCACGGACGGCACCTATCAACTGGGTGCCAGCCTGCTCTCCTTTGCCTCGGTGTTTCAGGATTCCTTCGACCTGCGCCATTTTGTAGAACCGGTGCTGGAACAACTGGTGGCCGACACGTCCGAGAGCGCGACTTTCTACATCCGCGACGGCGAGGATCTGGTCTGTCTGTTCCGCGTCGATGGCAGCAATGTGGTGCGCGATTACAGCGTGCGCCCCGGATCGCGCCGCGAATTGAACAAGGGCGCGGCCAGCGTCACCCTGCTGCAATTCGACGCGGGATTGCGCGCGCCCATCACGCGCGAGGCGATGGTGGTCGTCTCGGTGGGCAATGTCGATCTGGACATGGCGGCGATCGGCGTGCCGGTGTTCGGCGCCAATGGCGTTCTGCAGGGCGCGATCACCCTGTCCGGTCCCAGCCTGCGCTTTACGCAGGAGCATGTCGCGCGGCTCGCCCCCGTGGCGGTGGAGGCGGCGATTGCGCTGTCGTTGCGGCTGGGGGCAACGCCGGGCCTGCTGCCCCCGCCGGCCGCCGAATAG
- a CDS encoding hydroxymethylglutaryl-CoA lyase produces MTNLPPRVFIKEEGPREGFQIERAPIPTADKIRLVDALSDTGVGLIQVTSFVHPQKVPGMADAEAVVAGMTPRAGVRYSGLWLNQRGLERAIATGRLDLEGKLTLYASNAFLKRNQNRTPEQQREAQPALIAMYQAHNIPVRTGFVTAAFGCNFEGDVDPARVVGLVGDMLSIAADHGENLSLMGLADTMAWATPERIRRVVGAVRERWPDLELSLHLHDTRGLGIANAMAGLEMGVRHYDAAVGGLGGCPFAAHGGAAGNIATEDFVFLCEELGIETGIDLEKLAECARLAESIVGHPLPGKVKTGGSLRALRARIAAG; encoded by the coding sequence ATGACCAACCTGCCCCCCCGCGTTTTCATCAAGGAGGAAGGCCCGCGCGAAGGCTTTCAGATCGAGCGCGCCCCGATCCCCACCGCCGACAAGATCAGGCTGGTCGATGCGCTTTCCGATACAGGTGTTGGTCTTATTCAGGTGACCTCGTTTGTCCATCCGCAAAAGGTGCCGGGCATGGCCGACGCCGAGGCCGTGGTGGCGGGCATGACGCCGCGTGCGGGGGTGCGCTACAGCGGGTTGTGGCTGAACCAGCGCGGGCTGGAGCGGGCCATCGCCACCGGGCGGCTCGATCTGGAAGGCAAGCTCACGCTCTATGCCTCCAACGCCTTTCTCAAGCGCAACCAGAACCGCACGCCAGAACAGCAGCGCGAGGCCCAGCCCGCGCTGATCGCCATGTATCAGGCGCATAACATCCCGGTGCGCACTGGCTTTGTCACCGCCGCCTTTGGCTGCAATTTCGAGGGCGATGTCGATCCGGCCCGCGTGGTGGGGCTGGTGGGCGATATGCTCTCGATTGCCGCCGATCATGGCGAGAACCTCAGCCTGATGGGCCTTGCCGACACGATGGCATGGGCCACGCCCGAACGCATTCGCCGCGTGGTGGGCGCGGTGCGTGAACGCTGGCCCGATCTTGAACTCTCGCTCCATCTGCACGACACGCGCGGGCTGGGTATCGCCAATGCGATGGCGGGACTGGAAATGGGCGTGCGCCATTATGATGCGGCCGTGGGCGGGCTGGGCGGATGCCCCTTTGCCGCGCATGGCGGGGCGGCGGGCAATATCGCCACCGAGGATTTCGTGTTCCTGTGCGAGGAACTGGGCATCGAAACCGGCATCGACCTTGAAAAACTGGCCGAATGCGCGCGTCTGGCCGAAAGCATCGTGGGTCATCCGTTGCCGGGCAAGGTCAAGACCGGGGGCAGCTTGCGGGCCTTGCGCGCCCGGATCGCGGCGGGCTGA
- the acnA gene encoding aconitate hydratase AcnA, whose translation MLSRLNDADLAALAALPRSLVILLENILAHEADPAPHVAHFRQWLDHGAAEAEIPFRPSRILMQDTAGVAALADLAALRDHAVAHGHRPETVDAAIPIDLVIDHSVHVDYSGSPDAAARNLALEYARNGERYRFFKWAERAFDRLNIVPPGQGICHQINLERLTSGCVRHSGQWIAETVIGTDSHTTMVNALGVLGWGVGGIEAELAALGAPVPIALPRVVEVRLEGALGDGVTATDAALYITARLREADVVDQIVEFSGPALDHLMLPDRAAIANMCPEYGATAALFPVDGATLAYMAAMGRPVEDYEAYARTTGLWRDAGPQRRYSRRLTLDLDWVEPVMAGPSRPQQIVPLGAVPASLREHFPQEKDALVAIAAITSCTNTANPALMVAAGLIAQKAVARGLSVPSWVKTSLAPGSPRIAAMLKRAGLQESLDALGFHVVGFGCTTCVGNSGDLKPEAMEEERLLAAVLSGNRNFENRIHPAIRANYLASPPLVVAAALAGRMGVNLAQDALGTDRDGAPVFLRDLWPDAGEVAAVLHGLPDAPDGPSVDGAWADLDAPDGLHFPWDPASTMVLRPPFFQSAAQGLTGDLHGARALLVLGDNVTTDHISPIGRIAPSSPAAAWLRAHGQDHPGSYGERRANDRVMLRGTFDNARLVNHLAGGAGNRALGPDGVERSVFDAAQVYGAQDVPLLVFAGARYGTGSARDWAAKGTALLGIRAVIARSFERIHRANLVAMGVLPIVWDQDAAGLVSAQSRIAILGIDRLGADSSDLVIEIDNPGEGIARFPAHADVGSAGQIGLLRDGGLFARFARRFG comes from the coding sequence ATGCTCTCACGTCTGAATGATGCCGACCTTGCGGCATTGGCAGCCCTGCCGCGCTCGCTGGTCATCCTGCTGGAAAACATTCTGGCCCATGAGGCCGATCCCGCGCCCCATGTCGCCCATTTCCGTCAATGGCTTGACCATGGCGCGGCGGAGGCCGAGATCCCTTTTCGCCCCTCGCGCATCCTGATGCAGGATACGGCGGGGGTGGCCGCGCTTGCCGATCTGGCGGCGCTGCGCGACCATGCGGTTGCCCATGGGCACAGGCCCGAAACGGTGGATGCGGCCATCCCCATCGATCTGGTGATCGACCATTCGGTCCATGTCGATTACAGCGGCTCGCCCGATGCGGCCGCGCGCAATCTGGCGCTGGAATATGCCCGCAACGGCGAACGCTACCGCTTTTTCAAATGGGCCGAGCGCGCGTTTGACCGCCTGAATATCGTGCCGCCCGGACAGGGCATCTGTCACCAGATCAATCTGGAGCGCCTGACCAGCGGCTGCGTCCGTCACAGCGGGCAATGGATCGCCGAAACCGTGATCGGCACCGACAGCCACACCACGATGGTCAATGCGCTGGGCGTGCTGGGCTGGGGCGTGGGCGGGATCGAGGCGGAACTGGCCGCGCTGGGCGCGCCGGTGCCGATCGCCTTGCCGCGCGTGGTCGAGGTGCGGCTGGAAGGGGCGCTGGGCGATGGCGTGACGGCCACGGATGCGGCCTTGTACATCACCGCGCGCCTGCGCGAGGCCGATGTCGTGGACCAGATCGTCGAATTTTCCGGCCCCGCGCTCGATCATCTGATGTTGCCCGACCGGGCGGCGATCGCCAATATGTGCCCCGAATATGGCGCGACGGCCGCGCTCTTCCCGGTGGATGGGGCAACGCTTGCCTATATGGCCGCGATGGGCCGCCCGGTGGAGGATTACGAGGCCTATGCGCGCACAACCGGCCTGTGGCGTGATGCCGGACCACAACGGCGCTATTCGCGGCGCCTGACGCTCGATCTGGATTGGGTGGAGCCGGTGATGGCCGGGCCGAGCAGGCCCCAGCAGATCGTGCCTCTTGGGGCGGTCCCGGCCTCGCTGCGCGAACATTTCCCGCAGGAGAAGGACGCCCTTGTCGCCATTGCCGCGATCACCAGTTGCACCAACACCGCCAATCCGGCGCTGATGGTGGCCGCAGGCCTGATCGCGCAAAAGGCGGTGGCGCGGGGCCTGTCGGTGCCGTCATGGGTCAAGACCTCGCTGGCCCCCGGATCGCCGCGCATCGCGGCCATGCTGAAACGCGCCGGATTGCAGGAAAGCCTTGATGCGCTGGGCTTCCATGTGGTCGGCTTTGGCTGCACCACCTGCGTTGGCAATTCGGGCGATCTCAAACCGGAGGCGATGGAGGAAGAGCGCTTGCTGGCGGCGGTCCTGTCGGGCAATCGCAATTTCGAAAATCGCATCCATCCCGCGATCAGGGCCAATTATCTGGCCTCGCCGCCGCTGGTGGTGGCCGCCGCGCTGGCAGGGCGGATGGGCGTCAATCTGGCGCAGGACGCTTTGGGCACGGATCGCGACGGCGCTCCGGTGTTTTTGCGCGATCTCTGGCCCGATGCGGGCGAGGTGGCGGCGGTTCTGCATGGTCTGCCCGATGCGCCCGATGGACCATCGGTGGACGGGGCATGGGCGGATCTCGACGCGCCCGACGGCCTTCATTTCCCGTGGGACCCGGCCTCGACCATGGTTCTGCGTCCGCCCTTTTTCCAGAGCGCGGCGCAAGGTCTGACCGGCGACCTGCATGGCGCGCGGGCGTTGCTGGTCCTGGGCGACAATGTGACCACCGATCATATCTCGCCCATCGGCCGGATTGCGCCCTCATCCCCCGCCGCTGCATGGCTTCGCGCGCATGGGCAGGACCATCCGGGCAGTTATGGCGAGCGGCGTGCCAATGACCGCGTGATGCTGCGCGGGACATTCGACAATGCGCGGCTGGTCAACCATCTGGCGGGCGGGGCGGGCAACCGGGCGCTGGGGCCGGACGGCGTGGAGCGTTCGGTCTTCGACGCGGCGCAAGTCTATGGCGCGCAAGACGTGCCGCTGCTGGTCTTTGCCGGGGCGCGCTATGGCACAGGCTCGGCCCGCGACTGGGCGGCCAAGGGCACCGCGCTGCTGGGCATCCGGGCCGTCATCGCGCGCAGTTTCGAGCGGATCCACCGCGCCAATCTGGTGGCAATGGGTGTGCTGCCGATTGTGTGGGATCAGGATGCCGCAGGGCTGGTTAGCGCCCAAAGCCGCATCGCCATCCTTGGCATCGACCGGCTGGGCGCGGATTCCAGCGATTTGGTCATCGAAATCGACAATCCGGGCGAGGGGATCGCCCGCTTTCCTGCCCACGCCGATGTTGGCTCGGCGGGCCAGATTGGTCTCCTGCGCGATGGCGGTCTGTTCGCCCGTTTTGCGCGGCGTTTCGGATGA
- a CDS encoding NAD-dependent succinate-semialdehyde dehydrogenase: MPYYPELAMVIAGQRTGIDHRTTFTVRNPATGEALGQLPLADTADLDRALEAAARGFAMWRHSSAAQRAEVLQGAAALMLERKEELAWVATQEQGKTLAEARVEVMMNVELFRFYAGEVHRLYGRQLVRPAGMRSSVVHEPVGPVAAFAPWNFPLGNPGRKLGAPIAAGCSVILKAAEETPASALGVLQCLYDAGLPGDVAQAVFGDPAQVSDYLLASPVIRKLSFTGSTAIGKHLMKLAANDLKRTTMELGGHGPVLVFGDVDLEAVLDKVVPHKFRNAGQVCVAPTRFIVEDAIYDRFVAGFAQRAAAIRVGPGWHDGVQMGPMANPRRPEAMEKLVGDAVARGARLVTGGARIGNQGCFFAPTVLADTPPDAEIMQEEPFGPVALINRYADEAAMIAEANRLPYGLAAYAWTQDYRRHRRLAAELETGMLAINTTTIGAADAPFGGVKWSGHGHEDGPEGLQACLVTKTIHEG, from the coding sequence ATGCCCTATTACCCCGAACTCGCGATGGTCATTGCCGGACAAAGAACGGGCATCGACCACCGCACGACCTTCACGGTCCGCAACCCTGCCACCGGCGAGGCGTTGGGCCAACTGCCGCTGGCCGACACCGCCGATCTCGACCGCGCGCTGGAGGCCGCCGCGCGCGGTTTTGCCATGTGGCGGCATTCCAGCGCGGCGCAGCGGGCCGAAGTGCTGCAAGGCGCCGCCGCGCTCATGCTGGAGCGCAAGGAGGAACTGGCATGGGTTGCCACACAGGAGCAGGGCAAGACGCTGGCCGAAGCGCGGGTCGAGGTGATGATGAATGTCGAACTCTTCCGCTTTTATGCCGGCGAGGTTCATCGCCTTTATGGCCGCCAACTGGTGCGCCCTGCAGGCATGCGCTCGAGCGTGGTGCATGAACCGGTAGGGCCGGTGGCCGCCTTCGCACCGTGGAATTTCCCGCTGGGCAATCCGGGGCGCAAACTGGGCGCGCCGATTGCGGCGGGGTGCAGCGTCATCCTGAAGGCCGCGGAGGAAACGCCCGCCTCGGCACTGGGCGTGCTGCAATGTCTGTATGATGCAGGCCTGCCCGGCGATGTGGCGCAGGCGGTGTTTGGCGATCCGGCGCAGGTGTCGGACTATCTCCTCGCCTCGCCCGTCATCCGCAAGCTCAGCTTTACCGGGTCGACCGCCATCGGCAAGCATCTGATGAAACTGGCCGCCAATGATCTCAAGCGCACGACGATGGAACTGGGCGGGCATGGGCCGGTGCTGGTGTTCGGCGATGTCGATCTTGAGGCGGTGCTGGACAAGGTCGTGCCGCACAAATTCCGCAATGCCGGACAGGTCTGCGTCGCGCCCACCCGCTTTATCGTCGAGGATGCGATCTATGACCGCTTCGTCGCCGGTTTTGCGCAAAGGGCGGCGGCCATCCGCGTCGGACCGGGCTGGCACGATGGCGTGCAGATGGGGCCGATGGCCAATCCGCGCCGCCCCGAGGCGATGGAGAAGCTGGTGGGTGATGCCGTCGCGCGCGGGGCCCGGCTGGTGACGGGCGGAGCGCGGATCGGCAATCAGGGCTGTTTCTTTGCCCCCACCGTGCTGGCCGACACGCCGCCGGACGCGGAAATCATGCAGGAGGAGCCTTTCGGCCCGGTCGCGCTGATCAACCGCTATGCCGATGAGGCCGCAATGATCGCCGAGGCCAACCGCCTGCCCTATGGTCTTGCCGCCTATGCCTGGACGCAGGATTATCGCCGCCATCGCCGTCTGGCCGCCGAACTGGAAACCGGGATGCTGGCGATCAACACAACCACGATCGGCGCGGCCGATGCGCCCTTTGGCGGGGTGAAATGGTCGGGCCATGGCCATGAAGACGGCCCGGAAGGCCTTCAGGCTTGCCTTGTCACCAAGACCATCCACGAGGGATGA